The following proteins come from a genomic window of Venturia canescens isolate UGA chromosome 4, ASM1945775v1, whole genome shotgun sequence:
- the LOC122410241 gene encoding melanization protease 1-like isoform X3, which produces MNALGFFISFSPSSCLSSLFLVFNAFLSFGATFVTRRIRLSRLSAQTWAFINVHTFTEETSDPQSHSRLKNILEDSSVYSLVYRSRLSSRAKNDSRNPRESMIFFTEEANCSTASKQSGTCINIRQCPALMSVLRGPRPLSPQALELLRSSQCGFDGNSPKVCCESERAGTTSPLVGASNDEDSASPPSPPDVTAHPNLRLLEHALCGPITQGKILNGNKTSVFDYPWMALIAYKIGSTYEFRCGGSVINKRYILTAAHCVSQLPAGLVLSGVRVGDHDISKERDCDKGEDGLEVVCAERYQDFGVESTHPHPRYSRSNLKNDIALIRIDNDADFRPASVRPICLPIGAAATIVQKKVTVTGWGATERGPQSQDLLQAFISVVPNEQCAEAYRKTATIGFRQLCAGGSNGVDSCFGDSGGPLQSPGLYNSAPKYIQHGLVSFGPTRCGIEGFPGVYTKLSYYLDWVLDTMRD; this is translated from the exons ATGAACGCTCTTGgctttttcatctctttctctccctcctccTGTCtctcctccctctttctcgtCTTCAAcgcatttctttcgttcggaGCAACTTTTGTGACCAGAAGGAT AAGACTCTCTCGCCTCTCCGCGCAGACTTGGGCTTTCATAAATGTTCACACCTTTACCGAAGAAACTTCAGATCCTCAAAGTCACAgcagattgaaaaatattctcgagGATTCCAGTGTTTACTCTCTCGTATATCGAAGCAGGCTCTCGTCCAGGGCAAAGAACGATTCGAGGAATCCGAGAG aatctatgatttttttcacagaaGAGGCAAACTGCTCGACAGCTTCGAAGCAATCCGGGACGTGCATCAACATCAGACAATGTCCAGCCCTGATGAGTGTTCTCCGAGGTCCCAGACCCCTGTCTCCGCAGGCTCTCGAACTCCTGAGATCCTCGCAGTGCGGTTTCGATGGTAATTCGCCAAAAGTGTGCTGCGAGAGCGAG CGAGCGGGCACGACAAGCCCGTTGGTCGGTGCGAGCAATGACGAGGACTCGGCGAGCCCTCCATCGCCTCCGGACGTGACTGCGCACCCGAATCTCAGACTCCTCGAGCACGCGCTTTGCGGTCCTATAACACAGGGGAAAATATTAAACGGCAACAAAACTAGCGTCTTCGATTACCCATGGATGGCTCTGATCGCGTACAAAATCGGTTCGACTTACGAGTTCCGCTGCGGCGGAAGCGTCATCAACAAGAGATACATCCTCACGGCCGCTCATTGCGTCTCCCAGTTACCCGCCG GTCTCGTCTTGTCCGGCGTAAGGGTCGGGGATCACGACATAAGCAAAGAGCGGGATTGCGACAAGGGCGAGGACGGGTTGGAAGTCGTGTGTGCCGAGAGATACCAAGACTTTGGGGTCGAGAGCACGCACCCGCATCCCCGATACTCGAGGAGCAATCTCAAAAATGACATTGCCCTCATTCGTATCGATAACGACGCGGATTTTCGACCGGCGAGTGTTCGACCGATTTGTTTACCCATCGGAGCCGCTGCGACGATCGTTCAGAAAAAG GTCACGGTAACGGGCTGGGGCGCGACCGAGAGAGGCCCTCAAAGTCAGGACCTTTTGCAAGCCTTCATCAGTGTCGTGCCGAACGAGCAGTGCGCGGAGGCTTATCGAAAGACTGCGACGATCGGATTCCGACAGCTGTGCGCCGGCGGGAGCAACGGCGTTGATTCCTGCTTCGGTGACAGCGGCGGTCCCCTCCAATCACCTGGACTGTACAACAGCGCTCCGAAATACATACAGCATGGCTTGGTCAGCTTTGGACCAACGCGCTGCGGAATTGAAGGGTTCCCTGGTGTTTACACCAAATTGTCGTACTACCTTGATTGGGTCCTGGACACTATGAGAGATTAG
- the LOC122410241 gene encoding melanization protease 1-like isoform X1: protein MNALGFFISFSPSSCLSSLFLVFNAFLSFGATFVTRRIRLSRLSAQTWAFINVHTFTEETSDPQSHSRLKNILEDSSVYSLVYRSRLSSRAKNDSRNPRGAYARVNGRKNTSSCTMLRSVTPTMKLIGLVILAVLHSPGSNSQSMIFFTEEANCSTASKQSGTCINIRQCPALMSVLRGPRPLSPQALELLRSSQCGFDGNSPKVCCESERAGTTSPLVGASNDEDSASPPSPPDVTAHPNLRLLEHALCGPITQGKILNGNKTSVFDYPWMALIAYKIGSTYEFRCGGSVINKRYILTAAHCVSQLPAGLVLSGVRVGDHDISKERDCDKGEDGLEVVCAERYQDFGVESTHPHPRYSRSNLKNDIALIRIDNDADFRPASVRPICLPIGAAATIVQKKVTVTGWGATERGPQSQDLLQAFISVVPNEQCAEAYRKTATIGFRQLCAGGSNGVDSCFGDSGGPLQSPGLYNSAPKYIQHGLVSFGPTRCGIEGFPGVYTKLSYYLDWVLDTMRD, encoded by the exons ATGAACGCTCTTGgctttttcatctctttctctccctcctccTGTCtctcctccctctttctcgtCTTCAAcgcatttctttcgttcggaGCAACTTTTGTGACCAGAAGGAT AAGACTCTCTCGCCTCTCCGCGCAGACTTGGGCTTTCATAAATGTTCACACCTTTACCGAAGAAACTTCAGATCCTCAAAGTCACAgcagattgaaaaatattctcgagGATTCCAGTGTTTACTCTCTCGTATATCGAAGCAGGCTCTCGTCCAGGGCAAAGAACGATTCGAGGAATCCGAGAGGTGCGTATGCTCGAGTGAACGGGAGGAAAAATACAAGTTCGTGCACAATGCTGAGAAGCGTTACGCCGACGATGAAGTTGATCGGTCTAGTCATCCTCGCGGTGCTCCACTCCCCAGGATCAAACTCAC aatctatgatttttttcacagaaGAGGCAAACTGCTCGACAGCTTCGAAGCAATCCGGGACGTGCATCAACATCAGACAATGTCCAGCCCTGATGAGTGTTCTCCGAGGTCCCAGACCCCTGTCTCCGCAGGCTCTCGAACTCCTGAGATCCTCGCAGTGCGGTTTCGATGGTAATTCGCCAAAAGTGTGCTGCGAGAGCGAG CGAGCGGGCACGACAAGCCCGTTGGTCGGTGCGAGCAATGACGAGGACTCGGCGAGCCCTCCATCGCCTCCGGACGTGACTGCGCACCCGAATCTCAGACTCCTCGAGCACGCGCTTTGCGGTCCTATAACACAGGGGAAAATATTAAACGGCAACAAAACTAGCGTCTTCGATTACCCATGGATGGCTCTGATCGCGTACAAAATCGGTTCGACTTACGAGTTCCGCTGCGGCGGAAGCGTCATCAACAAGAGATACATCCTCACGGCCGCTCATTGCGTCTCCCAGTTACCCGCCG GTCTCGTCTTGTCCGGCGTAAGGGTCGGGGATCACGACATAAGCAAAGAGCGGGATTGCGACAAGGGCGAGGACGGGTTGGAAGTCGTGTGTGCCGAGAGATACCAAGACTTTGGGGTCGAGAGCACGCACCCGCATCCCCGATACTCGAGGAGCAATCTCAAAAATGACATTGCCCTCATTCGTATCGATAACGACGCGGATTTTCGACCGGCGAGTGTTCGACCGATTTGTTTACCCATCGGAGCCGCTGCGACGATCGTTCAGAAAAAG GTCACGGTAACGGGCTGGGGCGCGACCGAGAGAGGCCCTCAAAGTCAGGACCTTTTGCAAGCCTTCATCAGTGTCGTGCCGAACGAGCAGTGCGCGGAGGCTTATCGAAAGACTGCGACGATCGGATTCCGACAGCTGTGCGCCGGCGGGAGCAACGGCGTTGATTCCTGCTTCGGTGACAGCGGCGGTCCCCTCCAATCACCTGGACTGTACAACAGCGCTCCGAAATACATACAGCATGGCTTGGTCAGCTTTGGACCAACGCGCTGCGGAATTGAAGGGTTCCCTGGTGTTTACACCAAATTGTCGTACTACCTTGATTGGGTCCTGGACACTATGAGAGATTAG
- the LOC122410241 gene encoding melanization protease 1-like isoform X4, with amino-acid sequence MNALGFFISFSPSSCLSSLFLVFNAFLSFGATFVTRRIRLSRLSAQTWAFINVHTFTEETSDPQSHSRLKNILEDSSVYSLVYRSRLSSRAKNDSRNPREEANCSTASKQSGTCINIRQCPALMSVLRGPRPLSPQALELLRSSQCGFDGNSPKVCCESERAGTTSPLVGASNDEDSASPPSPPDVTAHPNLRLLEHALCGPITQGKILNGNKTSVFDYPWMALIAYKIGSTYEFRCGGSVINKRYILTAAHCVSQLPAGLVLSGVRVGDHDISKERDCDKGEDGLEVVCAERYQDFGVESTHPHPRYSRSNLKNDIALIRIDNDADFRPASVRPICLPIGAAATIVQKKVTVTGWGATERGPQSQDLLQAFISVVPNEQCAEAYRKTATIGFRQLCAGGSNGVDSCFGDSGGPLQSPGLYNSAPKYIQHGLVSFGPTRCGIEGFPGVYTKLSYYLDWVLDTMRD; translated from the exons ATGAACGCTCTTGgctttttcatctctttctctccctcctccTGTCtctcctccctctttctcgtCTTCAAcgcatttctttcgttcggaGCAACTTTTGTGACCAGAAGGAT AAGACTCTCTCGCCTCTCCGCGCAGACTTGGGCTTTCATAAATGTTCACACCTTTACCGAAGAAACTTCAGATCCTCAAAGTCACAgcagattgaaaaatattctcgagGATTCCAGTGTTTACTCTCTCGTATATCGAAGCAGGCTCTCGTCCAGGGCAAAGAACGATTCGAGGAATCCGAGAG aaGAGGCAAACTGCTCGACAGCTTCGAAGCAATCCGGGACGTGCATCAACATCAGACAATGTCCAGCCCTGATGAGTGTTCTCCGAGGTCCCAGACCCCTGTCTCCGCAGGCTCTCGAACTCCTGAGATCCTCGCAGTGCGGTTTCGATGGTAATTCGCCAAAAGTGTGCTGCGAGAGCGAG CGAGCGGGCACGACAAGCCCGTTGGTCGGTGCGAGCAATGACGAGGACTCGGCGAGCCCTCCATCGCCTCCGGACGTGACTGCGCACCCGAATCTCAGACTCCTCGAGCACGCGCTTTGCGGTCCTATAACACAGGGGAAAATATTAAACGGCAACAAAACTAGCGTCTTCGATTACCCATGGATGGCTCTGATCGCGTACAAAATCGGTTCGACTTACGAGTTCCGCTGCGGCGGAAGCGTCATCAACAAGAGATACATCCTCACGGCCGCTCATTGCGTCTCCCAGTTACCCGCCG GTCTCGTCTTGTCCGGCGTAAGGGTCGGGGATCACGACATAAGCAAAGAGCGGGATTGCGACAAGGGCGAGGACGGGTTGGAAGTCGTGTGTGCCGAGAGATACCAAGACTTTGGGGTCGAGAGCACGCACCCGCATCCCCGATACTCGAGGAGCAATCTCAAAAATGACATTGCCCTCATTCGTATCGATAACGACGCGGATTTTCGACCGGCGAGTGTTCGACCGATTTGTTTACCCATCGGAGCCGCTGCGACGATCGTTCAGAAAAAG GTCACGGTAACGGGCTGGGGCGCGACCGAGAGAGGCCCTCAAAGTCAGGACCTTTTGCAAGCCTTCATCAGTGTCGTGCCGAACGAGCAGTGCGCGGAGGCTTATCGAAAGACTGCGACGATCGGATTCCGACAGCTGTGCGCCGGCGGGAGCAACGGCGTTGATTCCTGCTTCGGTGACAGCGGCGGTCCCCTCCAATCACCTGGACTGTACAACAGCGCTCCGAAATACATACAGCATGGCTTGGTCAGCTTTGGACCAACGCGCTGCGGAATTGAAGGGTTCCCTGGTGTTTACACCAAATTGTCGTACTACCTTGATTGGGTCCTGGACACTATGAGAGATTAG
- the LOC122410241 gene encoding melanization protease 1-like isoform X2: MNALGFFISFSPSSCLSSLFLVFNAFLSFGATFVTRRIRLSRLSAQTWAFINVHTFTEETSDPQSHSRLKNILEDSSVYSLVYRSRLSSRAKNDSRNPRGAYARVNGRKNTSSCTMLRSVTPTMKLIGLVILAVLHSPGSNSQEANCSTASKQSGTCINIRQCPALMSVLRGPRPLSPQALELLRSSQCGFDGNSPKVCCESERAGTTSPLVGASNDEDSASPPSPPDVTAHPNLRLLEHALCGPITQGKILNGNKTSVFDYPWMALIAYKIGSTYEFRCGGSVINKRYILTAAHCVSQLPAGLVLSGVRVGDHDISKERDCDKGEDGLEVVCAERYQDFGVESTHPHPRYSRSNLKNDIALIRIDNDADFRPASVRPICLPIGAAATIVQKKVTVTGWGATERGPQSQDLLQAFISVVPNEQCAEAYRKTATIGFRQLCAGGSNGVDSCFGDSGGPLQSPGLYNSAPKYIQHGLVSFGPTRCGIEGFPGVYTKLSYYLDWVLDTMRD, encoded by the exons ATGAACGCTCTTGgctttttcatctctttctctccctcctccTGTCtctcctccctctttctcgtCTTCAAcgcatttctttcgttcggaGCAACTTTTGTGACCAGAAGGAT AAGACTCTCTCGCCTCTCCGCGCAGACTTGGGCTTTCATAAATGTTCACACCTTTACCGAAGAAACTTCAGATCCTCAAAGTCACAgcagattgaaaaatattctcgagGATTCCAGTGTTTACTCTCTCGTATATCGAAGCAGGCTCTCGTCCAGGGCAAAGAACGATTCGAGGAATCCGAGAGGTGCGTATGCTCGAGTGAACGGGAGGAAAAATACAAGTTCGTGCACAATGCTGAGAAGCGTTACGCCGACGATGAAGTTGATCGGTCTAGTCATCCTCGCGGTGCTCCACTCCCCAGGATCAAACTCAC aaGAGGCAAACTGCTCGACAGCTTCGAAGCAATCCGGGACGTGCATCAACATCAGACAATGTCCAGCCCTGATGAGTGTTCTCCGAGGTCCCAGACCCCTGTCTCCGCAGGCTCTCGAACTCCTGAGATCCTCGCAGTGCGGTTTCGATGGTAATTCGCCAAAAGTGTGCTGCGAGAGCGAG CGAGCGGGCACGACAAGCCCGTTGGTCGGTGCGAGCAATGACGAGGACTCGGCGAGCCCTCCATCGCCTCCGGACGTGACTGCGCACCCGAATCTCAGACTCCTCGAGCACGCGCTTTGCGGTCCTATAACACAGGGGAAAATATTAAACGGCAACAAAACTAGCGTCTTCGATTACCCATGGATGGCTCTGATCGCGTACAAAATCGGTTCGACTTACGAGTTCCGCTGCGGCGGAAGCGTCATCAACAAGAGATACATCCTCACGGCCGCTCATTGCGTCTCCCAGTTACCCGCCG GTCTCGTCTTGTCCGGCGTAAGGGTCGGGGATCACGACATAAGCAAAGAGCGGGATTGCGACAAGGGCGAGGACGGGTTGGAAGTCGTGTGTGCCGAGAGATACCAAGACTTTGGGGTCGAGAGCACGCACCCGCATCCCCGATACTCGAGGAGCAATCTCAAAAATGACATTGCCCTCATTCGTATCGATAACGACGCGGATTTTCGACCGGCGAGTGTTCGACCGATTTGTTTACCCATCGGAGCCGCTGCGACGATCGTTCAGAAAAAG GTCACGGTAACGGGCTGGGGCGCGACCGAGAGAGGCCCTCAAAGTCAGGACCTTTTGCAAGCCTTCATCAGTGTCGTGCCGAACGAGCAGTGCGCGGAGGCTTATCGAAAGACTGCGACGATCGGATTCCGACAGCTGTGCGCCGGCGGGAGCAACGGCGTTGATTCCTGCTTCGGTGACAGCGGCGGTCCCCTCCAATCACCTGGACTGTACAACAGCGCTCCGAAATACATACAGCATGGCTTGGTCAGCTTTGGACCAACGCGCTGCGGAATTGAAGGGTTCCCTGGTGTTTACACCAAATTGTCGTACTACCTTGATTGGGTCCTGGACACTATGAGAGATTAG
- the LOC122410241 gene encoding melanization protease 1-like isoform X5 — protein sequence MLRSVTPTMKLIGLVILAVLHSPGSNSQSMIFFTEEANCSTASKQSGTCINIRQCPALMSVLRGPRPLSPQALELLRSSQCGFDGNSPKVCCESERAGTTSPLVGASNDEDSASPPSPPDVTAHPNLRLLEHALCGPITQGKILNGNKTSVFDYPWMALIAYKIGSTYEFRCGGSVINKRYILTAAHCVSQLPAGLVLSGVRVGDHDISKERDCDKGEDGLEVVCAERYQDFGVESTHPHPRYSRSNLKNDIALIRIDNDADFRPASVRPICLPIGAAATIVQKKVTVTGWGATERGPQSQDLLQAFISVVPNEQCAEAYRKTATIGFRQLCAGGSNGVDSCFGDSGGPLQSPGLYNSAPKYIQHGLVSFGPTRCGIEGFPGVYTKLSYYLDWVLDTMRD from the exons ATGCTGAGAAGCGTTACGCCGACGATGAAGTTGATCGGTCTAGTCATCCTCGCGGTGCTCCACTCCCCAGGATCAAACTCAC aatctatgatttttttcacagaaGAGGCAAACTGCTCGACAGCTTCGAAGCAATCCGGGACGTGCATCAACATCAGACAATGTCCAGCCCTGATGAGTGTTCTCCGAGGTCCCAGACCCCTGTCTCCGCAGGCTCTCGAACTCCTGAGATCCTCGCAGTGCGGTTTCGATGGTAATTCGCCAAAAGTGTGCTGCGAGAGCGAG CGAGCGGGCACGACAAGCCCGTTGGTCGGTGCGAGCAATGACGAGGACTCGGCGAGCCCTCCATCGCCTCCGGACGTGACTGCGCACCCGAATCTCAGACTCCTCGAGCACGCGCTTTGCGGTCCTATAACACAGGGGAAAATATTAAACGGCAACAAAACTAGCGTCTTCGATTACCCATGGATGGCTCTGATCGCGTACAAAATCGGTTCGACTTACGAGTTCCGCTGCGGCGGAAGCGTCATCAACAAGAGATACATCCTCACGGCCGCTCATTGCGTCTCCCAGTTACCCGCCG GTCTCGTCTTGTCCGGCGTAAGGGTCGGGGATCACGACATAAGCAAAGAGCGGGATTGCGACAAGGGCGAGGACGGGTTGGAAGTCGTGTGTGCCGAGAGATACCAAGACTTTGGGGTCGAGAGCACGCACCCGCATCCCCGATACTCGAGGAGCAATCTCAAAAATGACATTGCCCTCATTCGTATCGATAACGACGCGGATTTTCGACCGGCGAGTGTTCGACCGATTTGTTTACCCATCGGAGCCGCTGCGACGATCGTTCAGAAAAAG GTCACGGTAACGGGCTGGGGCGCGACCGAGAGAGGCCCTCAAAGTCAGGACCTTTTGCAAGCCTTCATCAGTGTCGTGCCGAACGAGCAGTGCGCGGAGGCTTATCGAAAGACTGCGACGATCGGATTCCGACAGCTGTGCGCCGGCGGGAGCAACGGCGTTGATTCCTGCTTCGGTGACAGCGGCGGTCCCCTCCAATCACCTGGACTGTACAACAGCGCTCCGAAATACATACAGCATGGCTTGGTCAGCTTTGGACCAACGCGCTGCGGAATTGAAGGGTTCCCTGGTGTTTACACCAAATTGTCGTACTACCTTGATTGGGTCCTGGACACTATGAGAGATTAG